A segment of the Amblyomma americanum isolate KBUSLIRL-KWMA chromosome 6, ASM5285725v1, whole genome shotgun sequence genome:
TATGTGTAATGTGACTGATAATTAATAAGTTGCGTCACCCACGTGACTAATTAATTGGCATGACCCACTAAACCCCAGGTACGTGACAACCACAACACCATTACACTTACAGGATCATCATGATCTCTCGCGTATCCTGACCACCTGCACAGCTGAAGCTTAAACTAGTGCCATCATGCGAACGTTCCtgccgttttttgtttttgttttttgtttgtttgtttttcacagTGAAACCTGTTAAAGGCATTACTCAGTTCTGCGACGTCAGCGCTCCATGGCGTTGGTGTAACACCGCGCCGCGCTAATTGGTTATCATGCGGTGACGTCACTCACGAAGTCGCTGCGACGCGCCAAGCTTAGTGGTCCGGACACAGTGACTCCGCGAGTGACAGCACAGTGACGACACTCGTAACAAACCGCTGAAGACTAGTGTTAGTTAATGAAGAATATTATATTAACCAGTGCAATAAACAACGTGTCGCAGTGATAACCGTCCTGTGAATGCTCATTCTTTTTGCTGCTCAGCTGCCCTTATCGCATTGATCTGCTAGCATTTCGTTGTAGCCGAGCTCATCCCCCCGTCCCTCCCCGCAGAGTTCCGAGGCTGGTGGCGGCGGCGACGGACAGCCTTCGGAGCTGGGCGACGTGCTTCTGGAGGAGCAGCTGGCGTGGGGCGAGGGAGCCGACGGCGGTCCGGACGAAGAAGGCCGCGTGCTGGACGCTGCCAAACGCGCCTTCCACGCCATGCGGGGCAAGAGGGAGGGCGACGACGTCTGGGACGAGGACAAGCGCGCGTTCCACGCCATGCGCGGCAAGCGGCTGCTGGCGCCCGCTAGCGTCGACTCCTTCATCGCCCAGCTGCGCCGAGCCGTGCTCCAGGGCAAGCGAGGATCGGGGTTCTTCGGCATGCGCGGAAAGAGGGAGAGGCGTGAGTGAGGGCCCATCctgttctcttcctttttttttttttccgcctgcATAGTCGAAGTCCTTACGCGGAACCTCTTTGGCCTGGacaacaataaaagaaactttTTCGTGCCCTGAAACCAGGGGTGAAttctcaggggggggggggggggggggggggggggggggggaggcagccTTTGCATTACCAGCATAGATAGATtaataaagaggaggaggaaaaagcagggatgttaaccagaaaggggttccggttggctaccctgcactaggaAAGAGGAATTAGGGCACTAAAAGGAGGAAATCCGCACTGCAATATCTGAACTAGAGTACCCTATTACGTTATATCCAGCTCTCTAGCGAGCCGGTTGGATCGTGGGCTGCCcgataaaaaaagaaagggcgGCGGATTTTGACTCTTTGCTACAGCAATGTGAAACTTTTGATGAGAGCTTAAAAGTTGGCGCTGAAAGATTTAAAAGAGAACTAAGAGTGCATACAATGTGTATTATACCTAGTTAAAGAAATTCCTACAGCGCTGTCGTATTGTTGGAAGTGCATTTTCAAAGTGCCAAGATTTTTTTTGTGAATTTGTAGCCCCTCTTAGCGCAACCACAGCGGAATAAGTGATTGGTATTTGGTTTGGTTGTTCGTTCACCACTTTCCGTCCTACTATAACTCTCAAATTCCGGAAGCAAATTTGTCAATATCGTTGAAAATGTCCCCTACGAGGCCTCAGCAATATGCATATTTCGGCCATACACGTGAATAGGGTGATTTCATTGCCTTTTGTGTTTACTCTTTTTTGTAGCATAAAGGAGGAATACTTGCGTGTTCTCTGATCGCTTAGGGACCTTCCTGTAGCTAATAATAACCGCGTATCCTTCATTCCTGTGTGACCCTTCataattttttctttcaaaagctTCTTCACGCATTTAGGCACTCTCATTATAGCAGCCGGTCGTCCTGCCAACCACACATGTATAGCTTATATTGGTTATCTTTACAAGCACCACCGCAGTCAGAAAGAATAAATTAAGAGTAATCTAGTGACCTGAATGCTTCAATAATTTCGTTTAGTATCTCTCGAAAGCCTTAATTTTGGTCTTCCTTTTATGGTCGTGTTTTAATGCGTCCGCATTATCAGGCTCTGTGGAAGCCTAAATGGCGACTGCCGTCACGTGATCACTTCGGATATCCCGAACCTAAGTATGCCACCTTGGATGTAACAAACTTTCCCGTGTTGACCTTTGATATAACAAACCTAAGCGTACCAATTCGCATATAACGAACTTTAGTCTGTCAACCTCAGATATAATGAACCTATATTTACCACGCCACCACAAGAAAAAGAAGAATCGGTGTGTGTGATCCAAATAAGCGATACACGGTGCTCTAAAAATACAAATAAAGGCATATGACCAGCGCATGCTAACGCATTGAACCGATCCGCTGAGATTCTCCTAAAAGATCGTGATTATTACTATGCGTTGGAAGTGGCTCTAGACCAGAACGCCATCCCTTCGCCTCTTAAGTCTTTTCCTGATTTatgacattataatgaaaccattgcttcttttttggtgacggttATGGAAGCGGACGCTGTTGGtcttcagtccggtcggtcagccgctgccgcccagatGAAACGTCTTGGCCttccgaatgacgcaagcagccaggccaccgtggtgtactcggccaccagtgatgactcttcggctgacgacggcttcgtCAGAGTCCTAAGCAGGAAGGCCAAatggagactgcgcaaaggtgaggactcgtcgtcgtcgagtacctCCACGGtcactacggagcgaggatcatcggcacatactgtcctatttgtgccagagactcccaccgacaatctcaaccgcATCAACAGGCAAGCCACGTCCGCGTTCCTGGAGGcccgcgtcccgggagcaattaaagatgtgaggatgaatcgttttaggaatgtcgtcgccactGATCTCATGGACCagaacgcgcttgagagtttgagcaacatcagaacgctcggcggcatcagcgttcgttcccatgtccttctaggcagtggcactgCGGCAGAAGTCATTTACGACGTTGACGTAGCCATCCgtgactctgatctgcccattttgattcaaccagctagCGACGATCTAGCcgtactgcaagctcagcgtcttggaaagacaaagtgcatcaagttgaccttccaaggggactgcattccaacgtacgtgaaggttgggcactttcggcatgcagttaggcctttcgtcccgaaggctctccagtgccggaaatgcatgaagataggacacgtgagtagcacgtgcaatttccccatcgtgtgcccacggtgtgcttagccacacagcggcgattcttgccgggcaacagtccttacgtgtgccaattgccgcggccctcatgacgctgcctcaaaagattttcctcgcctgaaaagggaaagggcgatcctcaaacaaatgacaagagacaattccacacagagagaagctgccgctaaggtgcgacaaCGTAGTCGCtctcgtcacagaccttctaaaagtgtagcgagcattggaaaggatcgtccaagaatttccgcaacttgtcctccccaTCCGCATACTAACTAAgggattgggagcaatatgactggcgaggcacagacggttgtcgcagacgggccttgtccatccctgcctgagctacacaggCCCGCAGTGACGAAGCAGGTGTTGCGTACTCggagtcccgagcccattgctaatcaagcacaagtcacaactgcGGTCCAAtaccgggaccggcaagtgacttggccatcgcttcCGAAGCACTGCACAGCCTCAATGATAGAAcagtcaccgcgcacccagtgtgttgagcctactgctggtcgggtagtaggtcagaaaccggaccaggtcgcagacgagcaagtgattgcaatgcttaagccaatcgtgaatgccatgcgtgtgctgctttccagcttgcacatgccagctgcacagaatgcactgcagctgctggatttgttgaatccagtgcttgcagctgtccaatagctggcacaatgcatcctccagcctcatccttccgagaagtccgatgcttacgttgccataaacattatcagcctcaacggcaagcagcctttcttgacactgaaacgtctgcgctgccttgtgatggagggccctctatctgttccactcaggtcgcagcagtcggcagcccccaaggtgtgcaggctacagctgaggcggcctgtgacttaccgtgcttgtgtcattgcctgtcgtgcttgctacgaaccgcatttctctattacttcttattcttttacgccccctcatTCCTCTCCCCCAGCGCATGGTAgtcaaccg
Coding sequences within it:
- the LOC144093618 gene encoding uncharacterized protein LOC144093618 isoform X1, with the protein product MHHTEMKALALCSLVLLLTLVSTKGASYQSSEAGGGGDGQPSELGDVLLEEQLAWGEGADGGPDEEGRVLDAAKRAFHAMRGKREGDDVWDEDKRAFHAMRGKRLLAPASVDSFIAQLRRAVLQGKRGSGFFGMRGKRERRDGRNSSKPRPKFVGLRGRRSSPGEPPVEAFF
- the LOC144093618 gene encoding uncharacterized protein LOC144093618 isoform X2; this translates as MHHTEMKALALCSLVLLLTLVSTKGASYQSSEAGGGGDGQPSELGDVLLEEQLAWGEGADGGPDEEGRVLDAAKRAFHAMRGKREGDDVWDEDKRAFHAMRGKRLLAPASVDSFIAQLRRAVLQGKRGSGFFGMRGKRERRE